The Limnochorda sp. LNt genome includes a region encoding these proteins:
- the tuf gene encoding elongation factor Tu: MAKQKFVRTKPHVNVGTIGHVDHGKTTLTAAITMYLSRKGMAQVRKYEEIDNAPEERERGITINTSHVEYETENRHYAHVDCPGHADYVKNMITGAAQMDGAILVVSAADGPMPQTREHILLARQVGVPAIVVFLNKVDMVDDPELLELVEVEVRDLLSRYEFPGDEIPVIRGSALKAMEALQAGQENEWTEGIAKLLEAVDSYIPLPQREKDKPFLMPVEDVFSITGRGTVATGRVERGTIKVGDEVEIVGLTREVRKTVATGVEMFRKTLDVAEAGDNIGVLLRGVNRDEIERGQVLAKPGSITPHTKFEAEVYVLSKEEGGRHTPFFNGYRPQFYFRTTDVTGNVTLPQGTEMVMPGDNVRMTVELITPIAMEEGLRFAIREGGRTVGAGVVTKILA; this comes from the coding sequence ATGGCCAAGCAGAAGTTCGTCAGGACCAAGCCCCACGTCAACGTCGGCACCATCGGGCACGTCGACCACGGCAAGACCACGTTGACGGCGGCCATCACCATGTACCTGAGCCGCAAGGGGATGGCCCAGGTCCGCAAGTACGAGGAGATCGACAACGCACCCGAGGAGCGCGAGCGCGGCATCACCATCAACACGTCTCACGTGGAGTACGAGACCGAAAACCGCCACTACGCCCACGTGGACTGCCCGGGGCACGCCGACTACGTCAAGAACATGATCACCGGGGCCGCGCAGATGGACGGCGCGATCCTGGTGGTCTCGGCGGCGGACGGGCCGATGCCCCAGACCCGTGAGCACATCCTGCTGGCCCGGCAGGTAGGCGTACCCGCCATCGTCGTCTTCCTCAACAAGGTCGACATGGTGGACGACCCCGAGCTGCTGGAGCTGGTCGAGGTCGAGGTGCGGGACCTGCTGAGCCGCTACGAGTTCCCGGGCGACGAGATCCCGGTCATCCGCGGCTCGGCCCTCAAGGCTATGGAGGCCCTGCAGGCCGGCCAGGAGAACGAGTGGACCGAGGGCATCGCCAAGCTCCTGGAGGCCGTCGACAGCTACATCCCGCTGCCGCAGCGCGAGAAGGACAAGCCGTTCCTGATGCCGGTGGAGGACGTCTTCTCCATCACCGGGCGCGGCACGGTGGCCACGGGTCGCGTCGAGCGAGGCACCATCAAGGTGGGTGACGAGGTCGAGATCGTGGGCCTCACCCGCGAGGTGCGCAAGACCGTCGCGACCGGCGTGGAGATGTTCCGCAAGACGCTGGACGTGGCCGAGGCCGGCGACAACATCGGGGTGCTGCTGCGCGGCGTCAACCGCGACGAGATCGAGCGGGGACAGGTGCTGGCCAAGCCCGGCAGCATCACGCCGCACACCAAGTTCGAGGCCGAGGTCTACGTCCTCTCCAAGGAGGAGGGCGGCCGCCACACGCCCTTCTTCAACGGGTACCGGCCCCAGTTCTACTTCCGCACCACCGACGTGACCGGCAACGTGACGCTGCCGCAGGGCACGGAGATGGTGATGCCGGGCGACAACGTCCGGATGACGGTGGAGCTGATCACGCCCATCGCCATGGAGGAGGGCCTGCGCTTCGCCATCCGCGAGGGCGGCCGCACGGTCGGAGCCGGCGTCGTCACCAAGATCCTGGCGTGA
- the rplB gene encoding 50S ribosomal protein L2 has translation MGIKQYRPMTPGLRHRTGYTFEEITKKEPEKALTRSLRRRNGRNNQGRITSRHRGGGHKRLYRVIDFRRDKDGVPARVAAIEYDPNRSARIALLHYADGEKRYILAPLGLQVGDRVESGPQADIKPGNALPLSAIPVGSMVHCIELLPGKGAQLVRAAGAAAQVMAREGEYVTLRLPSGEFRKVLARCRATIGQVGNVEHENISLGKAGRKRWLGRRPHTRGSVMNPIDHPHGGGEGKSPIGMPGPVTPWGKPTLGYKTRKRRKPSDRFIVRRRKQD, from the coding sequence ATGGGGATCAAGCAGTACCGGCCCATGACGCCGGGCCTGCGGCATCGCACCGGGTACACCTTCGAGGAGATCACCAAGAAGGAGCCGGAGAAGGCCCTCACCCGGTCCCTCAGGCGGCGCAACGGCCGCAACAACCAGGGGCGGATCACGTCGCGCCACCGCGGCGGGGGCCACAAGCGGCTCTACCGGGTCATCGACTTCCGGCGTGACAAGGACGGCGTGCCGGCCAGGGTGGCCGCGATCGAGTACGATCCAAATCGCTCGGCTCGCATCGCCTTGCTCCACTACGCCGACGGCGAGAAGCGGTACATCCTGGCCCCGCTGGGACTGCAGGTGGGGGACCGGGTCGAGAGCGGGCCCCAGGCCGACATCAAACCGGGCAATGCCCTGCCCCTGAGCGCGATCCCCGTCGGCTCCATGGTGCACTGCATCGAGCTCCTGCCCGGCAAGGGCGCGCAGCTGGTGCGGGCGGCCGGGGCGGCGGCCCAGGTGATGGCCCGGGAGGGCGAGTACGTCACGCTGAGGCTGCCGTCGGGGGAGTTCCGCAAGGTGCTGGCCCGGTGCAGGGCGACCATCGGTCAGGTGGGCAACGTCGAGCACGAGAACATCAGCCTGGGCAAGGCCGGGCGCAAGCGGTGGCTGGGACGGCGGCCGCACACGCGCGGCTCGGTCATGAACCCCATCGACCACCCGCACGGTGGTGGCGAGGGCAAGTCGCCCATCGGCATGCCGGGGCCCGTCACGCCCTGGGGCAAGCCGACGCTGGGGTACAAGACCCGCAAGCGGCGCAAGCCGTCCGATCGCTTCATCGTGCGGCGCCGCAAGCAGGACTAG
- the rpsJ gene encoding 30S ribosomal protein S10, with amino-acid sequence MAQRIRIRLKAFDHKLLDSSAEKIVETAKRTGALVSGPIPLPTERSVYTVLRSPHVHKNSREQFAMCTHKRLIDILEPTPKTVDALMRLDLPAGVDIEIKL; translated from the coding sequence TTGGCTCAGCGTATACGGATCCGACTCAAGGCCTTTGACCACAAACTCCTGGATAGCTCGGCCGAGAAGATCGTCGAGACGGCCAAGCGCACGGGTGCACTGGTGTCGGGGCCCATCCCCCTGCCCACGGAGCGGAGCGTCTACACGGTGCTTCGCTCGCCCCACGTGCACAAGAACTCCCGCGAGCAGTTCGCCATGTGCACCCACAAGCGGCTCATCGACATCCTGGAGCCTACGCCCAAGACGGTGGACGCCCTGATGCGGCTGGACCTGCCGGCGGGCGTGGACATCGAGATCAAGCTGTAG
- the rplF gene encoding 50S ribosomal protein L6: MSRIGRQPVKIPPGVEVTIDGATVRVKGPKGELVQRLHPDIEVEHVDGTIVVRRPSDEKHHRALHGLTRALIANMVVGVTQGYEKALELRGVGYRAARQGSSLVLTVGFSHPVVIEPLPGVEIDVPAANRIVVRGLDKQAVGEMAARIRKVRPAEPYLGKGIAYQGEQIRRKAGKAGKVTR, from the coding sequence ATGTCGCGCATCGGACGCCAGCCGGTCAAGATCCCGCCCGGGGTCGAGGTGACCATCGACGGGGCCACGGTCCGGGTCAAGGGGCCCAAGGGGGAGCTGGTGCAGCGCCTGCACCCCGACATCGAGGTGGAGCACGTCGACGGCACCATCGTGGTCCGCCGCCCCAGCGACGAGAAGCACCACCGGGCCCTGCACGGGCTGACACGAGCCCTCATCGCCAACATGGTGGTGGGGGTGACCCAGGGGTACGAGAAGGCGCTGGAGCTGCGCGGGGTCGGCTATCGCGCGGCCAGGCAGGGGTCCTCCCTGGTGCTGACCGTGGGTTTCTCGCACCCCGTGGTGATCGAGCCGCTGCCGGGCGTCGAGATCGACGTGCCGGCGGCCAACCGGATCGTGGTGCGGGGGCTCGACAAGCAAGCCGTCGGGGAGATGGCGGCGCGGATCCGCAAGGTGCGACCCGCCGAGCCGTACCTGGGCAAGGGCATCGCCTACCAGGGCGAGCAGATCCGGCGCAAGGCGGGCAAGGCCGGGAAGGTGACACGCTGA
- a CDS encoding 50S ribosomal protein L23, which yields MERHIRDVLVRPLVTEKSTRLMSETNAYAFQVAPDATKTQIRQAVEQIFNVRVLDVRTMWVRGKQRRMGRFTGRRPDWKKAIVKLAPGQRIPIFEGM from the coding sequence ATGGAGCGGCACATCCGCGACGTGCTGGTCCGTCCTCTGGTGACGGAGAAGAGCACCCGCCTCATGAGCGAGACCAATGCCTACGCCTTCCAGGTCGCGCCCGACGCGACCAAGACCCAGATCCGCCAGGCCGTCGAGCAGATCTTCAACGTGAGGGTGCTCGACGTCCGCACCATGTGGGTGCGGGGTAAGCAGCGGCGGATGGGGCGCTTCACCGGGCGCCGGCCCGACTGGAAGAAGGCCATCGTCAAGCTGGCTCCGGGCCAGCGGATACCGATCTTCGAGGGAATGTGA
- the rplR gene encoding 50S ribosomal protein L18 gives MARRTRQEARERRHLRVRKKVFGTPERPRLSVYRSLNHIYAQIVDDTVGHTLVFVSTLDPQLRGRLDKTGNKEAARAVGEELARRAREKGISRVVFDRGGFLYHGRVAAVAEGARAGGLEF, from the coding sequence ATGGCGCGACGGACGCGGCAGGAGGCTCGAGAGCGCCGGCATCTGCGGGTGCGCAAGAAGGTCTTCGGGACGCCCGAGCGGCCCCGCTTGTCGGTCTACCGAAGCCTCAACCACATCTACGCCCAGATCGTCGACGATACGGTGGGCCATACCCTGGTCTTCGTCTCGACGCTGGATCCGCAGCTACGGGGCCGTCTCGACAAGACCGGCAACAAGGAGGCGGCCCGGGCCGTGGGCGAGGAGCTCGCCCGCCGCGCCCGCGAGAAGGGGATCAGCCGGGTCGTCTTCGACCGCGGCGGCTTCCTGTACCACGGGCGCGTGGCCGCCGTCGCGGAGGGCGCTCGGGCCGGCGGCCTCGAGTTTTGA
- the rpsS gene encoding 30S ribosomal protein S19 has product MGRSRKKGPFADAHLLEKVRRLNETGEKRVIKTWSRRSTIFPEMVGHTIAVYDGRKHVPVYITEDMVGHKLGEFAPTRTFRGHGAHTERSTALK; this is encoded by the coding sequence ATGGGACGCTCACGCAAGAAGGGGCCCTTCGCCGACGCCCATCTGCTGGAGAAGGTGCGGCGTCTCAACGAGACGGGCGAGAAACGGGTCATCAAGACGTGGTCTCGGCGCTCGACCATCTTCCCGGAGATGGTGGGGCACACCATCGCCGTCTACGATGGCCGCAAGCACGTCCCCGTCTATATCACGGAGGACATGGTGGGTCACAAGCTGGGCGAGTTCGCCCCGACGCGGACCTTCCGCGGCCACGGGGCCCACACGGAGCGCTCGACGGCGCTCAAGTGA
- the rplC gene encoding 50S ribosomal protein L3 produces MAAKGILGRKLGMTQVFDGDGRAVGVTVIEAGPCIVVARRQPEKDGYAAVQLGYEAVPERKLTKPERGHLQAHGIRQTLRHLREFRFDAGEREGLAALEPGATVTVEQFAPGERVDVSALTRGKGFAGVIKRWGSRRGPMSHGSMYHRRVGTLGATGPQRVLKGKKMPGRLGRERVTIQALRVIGIDPERNLLLVHGAVPGAPGTLVEVRSSKLYSRRRYRREAKGR; encoded by the coding sequence ATGGCCGCCAAGGGGATTCTGGGCAGGAAGCTGGGGATGACCCAGGTGTTCGACGGCGACGGCCGGGCGGTGGGGGTGACGGTGATCGAGGCCGGCCCCTGCATCGTCGTAGCCCGCCGCCAGCCGGAGAAGGACGGGTACGCGGCCGTGCAGCTGGGCTACGAGGCGGTGCCCGAGCGCAAGCTGACCAAGCCCGAGCGCGGGCACCTGCAGGCCCACGGCATCCGGCAGACCCTTCGGCACCTGCGGGAGTTCCGGTTCGACGCCGGCGAGCGCGAGGGGCTCGCGGCCCTCGAGCCGGGTGCCACCGTCACGGTGGAGCAGTTCGCGCCGGGTGAGCGCGTCGACGTCTCGGCGCTCACCCGGGGCAAGGGCTTCGCCGGCGTGATCAAGCGCTGGGGCAGCCGCCGGGGCCCGATGAGTCACGGGTCGATGTACCACCGGCGGGTCGGCACCCTGGGGGCCACGGGACCCCAGAGGGTGCTCAAGGGCAAGAAGATGCCGGGTCGGCTGGGGCGGGAGCGCGTCACGATCCAGGCGCTGCGCGTGATCGGCATCGACCCGGAGCGCAACCTCTTGCTGGTGCACGGCGCCGTGCCGGGCGCGCCCGGTACCCTCGTCGAGGTGCGCTCGAGCAAGCTGTACAGCCGTCGGCGGTACCGGCGCGAGGCGAAGGGCAGGTAG
- the rpsH gene encoding 30S ribosomal protein S8 → MVMTDPIADMLTRIRNASRARRDSVDVPASKLKLEILRVLKEQGYIRDYKLIDEEKPQPSVRILLKYGPERTQAISGVRRVSTPGRRVYTGKDRIPRVVGGLGVAVLSTPRGVMSDREARRAGVGGEVLCYVW, encoded by the coding sequence GTGGTCATGACGGATCCCATCGCGGACATGCTGACCCGCATCCGCAACGCCTCACGGGCTCGCCGCGACAGCGTGGACGTGCCGGCTTCCAAGCTGAAGCTGGAGATCCTGCGGGTGCTGAAGGAGCAGGGCTACATCCGCGACTACAAGCTGATCGACGAGGAGAAGCCCCAGCCGTCGGTGCGCATCCTGCTCAAGTACGGGCCCGAGCGCACGCAGGCCATCTCGGGGGTGCGCCGCGTCTCGACGCCGGGACGGCGGGTCTACACCGGCAAGGACCGCATCCCCCGGGTCGTCGGCGGCCTGGGCGTGGCGGTGCTGTCGACACCCCGGGGCGTCATGAGCGACCGGGAGGCCCGTCGTGCGGGCGTCGGCGGCGAGGTCCTCTGCTACGTCTGGTGA
- the rplX gene encoding 50S ribosomal protein L24: protein MAAKAAVKRPTRKLHVRKGDTVEVIRGDDAGKRGKVLQVFPAKGRIVVEGVNIQKRHTRPTRTNPQGGVIEKPGPIDSSKVMLVCPGCDKPSRYRRQRSGDGELVRVCVRCGKMID, encoded by the coding sequence ATGGCGGCCAAGGCAGCCGTGAAGCGGCCGACCCGCAAGCTGCACGTGCGCAAGGGCGATACGGTCGAGGTGATCCGGGGCGACGACGCCGGCAAGCGGGGCAAGGTGCTCCAGGTCTTCCCCGCCAAGGGCCGGATCGTGGTGGAAGGCGTCAACATCCAGAAGCGCCACACCCGACCGACCCGCACCAATCCGCAGGGCGGCGTCATCGAGAAGCCGGGTCCCATCGACAGCTCCAAGGTGATGCTGGTCTGCCCCGGATGCGACAAGCCCAGCCGGTACCGCCGGCAGCGCTCGGGCGATGGGGAGCTCGTGCGGGTTTGCGTTCGCTGCGGAAAGATGATAGATTGA
- the rpsC gene encoding 30S ribosomal protein S3 codes for MGQKVHPYALRLGVIKGWQSRWFGDKKGLAALLHEDLKLRRYIKQRFYQAGVSAIEIERAANTVRITVHTARPGMIIGKQGAEVDRLRQELEQMTGREVRINVVEIEKPDLDAQLVAENIAFQLERRISFRRAMRQAMQRAMRLGAKGIRVAIAGRIAGAEIARYEWATEGSVPLTTLRADIDYGMAEANTTYGKIGVKVWIYKGEVLPEGRGGEGGHRRAEEAAQGARATEGSV; via the coding sequence GTGGGCCAGAAGGTGCACCCGTACGCGCTGCGCCTCGGGGTCATCAAGGGCTGGCAGTCCCGGTGGTTCGGCGACAAGAAGGGCCTGGCCGCCCTGCTCCACGAGGATCTCAAGCTGCGGCGCTACATCAAGCAGCGGTTCTACCAGGCAGGCGTCTCCGCCATCGAGATCGAGCGAGCCGCCAACACCGTGCGGATCACGGTGCACACGGCGCGCCCGGGCATGATCATCGGCAAGCAGGGCGCCGAGGTGGACCGGCTCCGCCAGGAGCTGGAGCAGATGACGGGGCGCGAGGTGCGCATCAACGTCGTCGAGATCGAGAAGCCGGACCTCGATGCCCAGCTGGTGGCCGAGAACATCGCCTTCCAGCTCGAGCGGCGCATCAGTTTCCGACGGGCCATGCGACAGGCCATGCAGCGTGCCATGCGCCTCGGGGCCAAGGGCATACGGGTCGCCATCGCCGGCCGGATCGCCGGCGCCGAGATCGCCCGCTACGAGTGGGCGACGGAGGGGTCGGTGCCGCTGACGACCCTGCGGGCGGACATCGACTACGGCATGGCCGAGGCCAATACCACCTACGGCAAGATCGGCGTCAAGGTCTGGATCTACAAGGGCGAGGTGCTTCCCGAGGGTCGCGGCGGCGAGGGTGGCCACCGGCGTGCCGAGGAGGCGGCCCAAGGCGCTCGAGCGACAGAGGGGTCGGTGTGA
- a CDS encoding type Z 30S ribosomal protein S14: MARKALINKAMRPPKFSTRIVRRCKICGRPRGYMRRFEMCRICFRNLAHRGLIPGVEKASW, encoded by the coding sequence TTGGCACGCAAGGCGCTCATCAACAAGGCGATGCGGCCGCCGAAGTTCTCGACTCGGATCGTGCGGCGGTGCAAGATCTGCGGGAGGCCCCGGGGCTACATGCGGCGCTTCGAGATGTGCCGGATCTGCTTCCGCAACCTGGCCCACCGGGGGCTCATCCCCGGCGTGGAGAAGGCCAGCTGGTAG
- the rplD gene encoding 50S ribosomal protein L4, with protein MPVVPVFNMEGQQVGEMALRDEIWAVPLRRALIHQAVLAHLANRRQGTHSTKTRGEVSGGGRKPWRQKGTGRARQGSIRSPLWRHGGIVFGPKPRVYGFTIPRKARRLALKSALSAKLRDGQVVVLEQLRLSEPKTRAMVSVLEGLKVKGQKALIIMGEKDPNVILAARNIPGVALLPPDALGVYPVVDADRVVLTKDAVAALEEALG; from the coding sequence ATGCCGGTCGTACCGGTCTTCAACATGGAAGGGCAGCAGGTCGGGGAGATGGCCCTTCGGGATGAGATATGGGCCGTGCCCCTCAGGCGGGCCCTCATCCACCAGGCGGTACTGGCGCACCTGGCCAACCGCCGCCAGGGGACGCACAGCACCAAGACGCGGGGCGAGGTGAGCGGCGGCGGGCGCAAGCCCTGGCGCCAGAAGGGCACCGGCCGGGCACGCCAGGGGAGCATCCGATCGCCGCTGTGGCGGCACGGCGGGATCGTCTTCGGCCCCAAGCCGCGGGTGTACGGCTTCACCATCCCCCGCAAGGCGAGGCGTCTGGCGCTCAAGTCCGCGCTCTCGGCCAAGCTGCGGGATGGCCAGGTCGTGGTGCTGGAGCAGCTGCGGCTCTCCGAGCCCAAGACCCGGGCCATGGTCTCGGTGCTCGAAGGCCTCAAGGTGAAGGGGCAAAAGGCACTCATCATCATGGGCGAGAAGGATCCCAACGTGATCCTGGCCGCTCGCAACATCCCCGGGGTAGCTCTGCTGCCGCCGGACGCCCTCGGCGTCTACCCGGTGGTGGATGCCGACCGCGTCGTCTTGACCAAGGATGCGGTGGCGGCCCTGGAGGAGGCGCTGGGCTGA
- the rplV gene encoding 50S ribosomal protein L22, whose product MEVRAVARYQRISPRKVRQVIDLIRGKDVDQALSILRFVPKAASPVVEKVVRSAVANAQNNYNLDPRRLYIAAIYADQGPMLKRVMPRARGMAYLIRKRSSHITVVLRSRGE is encoded by the coding sequence GTGGAAGTACGGGCGGTGGCGCGGTACCAGCGGATCTCGCCGCGCAAGGTACGCCAGGTCATCGACTTGATCCGCGGCAAGGACGTGGACCAGGCGCTGAGCATCTTGCGCTTCGTGCCCAAGGCGGCGTCGCCGGTGGTGGAGAAGGTGGTGCGCTCGGCGGTCGCCAACGCACAGAACAACTACAACCTCGATCCCCGGCGCCTCTACATCGCGGCCATCTACGCCGACCAGGGGCCCATGCTCAAGCGTGTCATGCCGCGGGCCAGGGGCATGGCGTACCTGATTCGCAAGCGCAGCAGCCATATCACGGTCGTGTTGCGCAGCAGAGGGGAGTAG
- the rplP gene encoding 50S ribosomal protein L16, translating to MLMPRRVKYRKVQRGRMKGTATRGVTIEAGEYALQALEPGWITAQQIEAARIAITRQVKRGGKLWIRIFPDKPVTKKPAETRMGSGKGAPEYWVAVVKPGRILFEMAGVPEPVAMEALRLAAFKLPIRTRIIRAEQGGEGVGEGA from the coding sequence ATGTTGATGCCACGGCGGGTCAAGTACCGCAAGGTGCAGCGGGGCCGCATGAAGGGCACGGCCACGCGGGGCGTCACCATCGAGGCCGGCGAGTACGCGCTGCAGGCCCTGGAGCCCGGCTGGATCACCGCGCAGCAGATCGAGGCGGCCCGCATCGCCATCACCCGGCAGGTCAAGCGCGGCGGCAAGCTCTGGATCCGGATCTTTCCCGACAAGCCCGTCACCAAGAAGCCGGCCGAGACGCGCATGGGCAGCGGCAAGGGGGCACCCGAGTACTGGGTCGCCGTCGTCAAGCCGGGACGCATCCTCTTCGAGATGGCGGGCGTGCCCGAGCCGGTCGCGATGGAGGCGCTGCGGCTGGCCGCCTTCAAGCTGCCGATCCGGACCCGCATCATCCGGGCGGAGCAGGGTGGTGAGGGTGTCGGTGAAGGCGCGTGA
- the rpsQ gene encoding 30S ribosomal protein S17 yields MANDQRGKRKVREGVVVSNKMMKTVVVEVERLVRHPVLGKVLRRTSRFKAHDEHNECREGDRVLIMETRPLSKEKRWRVVQILARAK; encoded by the coding sequence ATGGCCAACGACCAGCGAGGCAAGCGCAAGGTGCGCGAGGGCGTCGTCGTCTCCAACAAGATGATGAAGACCGTCGTGGTCGAGGTGGAGCGCCTGGTGCGCCACCCGGTGCTGGGCAAGGTGCTGCGGCGCACCAGCCGCTTCAAGGCCCACGACGAGCACAACGAGTGCCGGGAGGGGGATCGGGTGCTCATCATGGAGACCCGGCCCCTCAGCAAGGAGAAGCGCTGGCGCGTCGTGCAGATCCTGGCACGGGCGAAGTAA
- the rplE gene encoding 50S ribosomal protein L5: MEARLKERYRREVVPAMMARFGYRNVMEVPRLAKVVINMGVGEAVQDPKQLDAAVADLTAISGQKPVVTRARRSIAAFKLRKGMPIGAKVTLRGDRMYHFLDKLINVALPRIRDFRGVSPDSFDGRGNYSLGIREQLIFPEIRYDKVDRVRGMDITIATTARTDEEAAELLRLLGMPFRNGS; this comes from the coding sequence GTGGAAGCCAGGTTGAAGGAGCGCTATCGCCGGGAAGTGGTACCCGCGATGATGGCGCGGTTCGGCTACCGCAACGTGATGGAGGTGCCGCGGCTCGCCAAGGTGGTCATCAACATGGGCGTCGGCGAGGCGGTGCAGGACCCCAAGCAGCTGGACGCCGCCGTGGCCGACCTGACCGCCATCAGCGGTCAGAAGCCCGTGGTGACCCGGGCCAGGCGCTCCATCGCGGCCTTCAAGCTGCGCAAGGGGATGCCCATCGGGGCCAAGGTGACGCTCCGGGGAGACCGGATGTACCACTTCCTCGACAAGCTCATCAACGTGGCGCTGCCTCGCATCCGAGACTTCCGCGGGGTCTCTCCCGACAGCTTCGATGGGCGAGGCAACTACAGCCTGGGCATCCGCGAGCAGCTCATCTTCCCCGAGATCCGGTACGACAAGGTGGACCGGGTGCGGGGCATGGACATCACCATCGCCACGACGGCCCGGACCGACGAGGAGGCGGCCGAGCTTTTGCGGCTGCTGGGCATGCCCTTCCGCAACGGCTCGTGA
- the rplN gene encoding 50S ribosomal protein L14, with product MIQQESVLNVADNTGAKRLLCIRVLGGSKRRYAGVGDVIVCAVKEAIPGGMVKEHDIVKAVVVRTRHPIRRPDGSYIRFDENAAVILADDENPKGTRIFGPVARELREKNYMKILSLAPEVL from the coding sequence ATGATCCAGCAAGAGAGCGTGCTCAACGTCGCGGATAACACCGGGGCCAAGCGGCTGCTGTGCATCCGTGTGCTCGGCGGCTCCAAGCGGCGCTACGCCGGGGTGGGGGACGTCATCGTCTGCGCCGTCAAGGAGGCGATCCCCGGCGGCATGGTGAAGGAGCACGACATCGTCAAGGCCGTGGTGGTGAGGACACGGCACCCCATCCGACGGCCGGACGGGAGCTACATTCGCTTCGACGAGAACGCGGCAGTCATCCTGGCCGACGACGAGAACCCCAAGGGCACCCGCATCTTCGGGCCGGTGGCGCGTGAGCTGCGGGAGAAGAACTACATGAAGATCCTCTCGTTGGCGCCGGAGGTGCTCTGA
- the rpmC gene encoding 50S ribosomal protein L29, producing the protein MKARELRDLSREDLVRKVDELKAELFNLRFQKAVGQLGNPMRIRQVRKDIARVLTVLRERELGIQHAARTEGRAATGEARTQG; encoded by the coding sequence GTGAAGGCGCGTGAGCTGAGGGACCTGAGCCGAGAGGACCTGGTGCGCAAGGTCGACGAGCTCAAGGCCGAGCTCTTCAACCTCCGCTTCCAGAAGGCCGTCGGGCAGCTCGGCAACCCGATGCGCATCCGCCAGGTGCGCAAGGACATCGCGCGGGTGCTGACGGTGCTGCGCGAGCGGGAGCTGGGCATCCAGCACGCGGCCCGCACCGAGGGCCGGGCGGCGACCGGTGAGGCGCGGACGCAGGGTTAG